The Paenibacillus sp. FSL R7-0204 genome includes a region encoding these proteins:
- a CDS encoding M56 family metallopeptidase, whose translation MTMNTLLNLLISLTVAGSVVTISIYALGRLSTGQFPAPWRYGLIKLALVFYLIPIALILPWLSQHLSAPRVATSIQNPQSGRLTGYITESLQPATLTLTTSTAYILLGIWAAGAIIFATWQGYAYRRFTRVLKRNRTMVPENSEPAKMLRSIKEELGLTCSVKLAYSSVARSPFLAGIWRPAIYLPIESQGNLDMEMVLRHELVHLKRKDLWIKAALLFVRTLHWYNPLVHTVRHELHTWSELTCDQEVVQEMSHADRKRYGGTILNVMAGPASQPGAFYASLSGDGKQLQRRLTHMLNVKKLNRQTLFLSVTAALLIAGIGTSTAALASKMTPQVVADSEYTSSDNAASEIAASTVPEGKITEPAKGSGTQPAESSTIPAQEYKAGQLVAGPAESADSVTVPAEVAPGAAQAEITAQPLPELVPAAANELVPAPAKSAPVTVPKVSAAQSDSGLAPAPVPDQKEAIVEALPELVPAPASVEDVPAPSK comes from the coding sequence ATGACGATGAACACTCTGCTGAATCTTCTGATTTCACTAACCGTTGCCGGAAGTGTAGTAACCATCAGCATCTACGCACTGGGGAGGTTATCGACCGGACAATTTCCGGCCCCATGGCGTTACGGACTCATTAAGCTGGCCTTAGTCTTTTACTTGATCCCTATAGCTCTGATCCTGCCGTGGTTATCCCAACACCTAAGCGCGCCGCGCGTAGCCACAAGTATACAGAATCCCCAGAGTGGGAGGTTAACCGGGTATATAACGGAATCTCTGCAGCCTGCAACATTAACTTTAACAACAAGTACCGCCTATATTCTGCTGGGCATTTGGGCAGCAGGTGCCATCATTTTTGCCACCTGGCAAGGGTATGCGTACCGCAGGTTTACCAGAGTACTTAAGCGTAACCGTACCATGGTACCGGAGAATAGTGAACCAGCCAAGATGCTAAGGAGCATCAAGGAGGAGCTTGGCCTCACATGTAGCGTGAAGCTCGCGTACAGTTCTGTCGCACGCAGTCCTTTTCTGGCAGGAATATGGAGACCGGCGATCTATCTGCCTATAGAGAGTCAGGGCAATCTGGATATGGAGATGGTGCTGCGCCATGAATTGGTTCATCTGAAGCGCAAGGATCTGTGGATCAAGGCTGCATTGCTATTCGTCCGTACCTTGCACTGGTACAATCCGCTGGTTCATACGGTCCGTCATGAGCTTCACACCTGGAGCGAGCTGACCTGTGACCAGGAGGTGGTGCAAGAGATGTCTCATGCTGACCGCAAACGTTACGGCGGGACGATTCTGAATGTTATGGCAGGACCAGCCAGTCAACCCGGAGCCTTCTACGCCTCATTATCCGGTGACGGCAAACAATTACAAAGGAGATTAACCCATATGCTTAACGTCAAAAAACTAAACAGACAGACCCTCTTCCTATCGGTTACCGCAGCCCTGTTAATTGCAGGGATCGGCACCTCTACGGCGGCATTGGCCTCCAAGATGACACCGCAAGTAGTTGCCGACTCGGAGTATACTTCTTCTGATAATGCCGCTTCCGAAATTGCAGCTTCTACAGTGCCCGAAGGTAAAATAACCGAGCCAGCCAAAGGTTCTGGAACCCAGCCTGCCGAGAGCAGCACCATCCCCGCCCAGGAATATAAAGCAGGGCAACTCGTTGCCGGGCCTGCTGAATCTGCTGATTCTGTAACAGTTCCCGCTGAAGTGGCTCCCGGAGCTGCTCAAGCAGAGATCACTGCCCAGCCGCTGCCTGAACTGGTACCAGCCGCTGCCAATGAGCTTGTACCAGCTCCTGCTAAAAGCGCTCCCGTAACCGTGCCGAAAGTTAGCGCTGCCCAATCTGATTCCGGGCTTGCCCCTGCACCAGTCCCTGACCAGAAAGAGGCCATTGTAGAGGCGCTTCCCGAGCTGGTGCCGGCTCCTGCATCTGTTGAGGATGTTCCAGCACCTTCTAAGTAA
- a CDS encoding BlaI/MecI/CopY family transcriptional regulator produces the protein MNKIQKLSDTELELMEAIWASTPPVTSTELLNQFTQKGRDWKAQTISTFLSRLVDKGVLTATRHGRLNKYVPGISPEDYKLVETQHVLDGLYQGSVKNLISAMYDGDKLSDQDIDELKQWFSEK, from the coding sequence GTGAACAAGATTCAGAAGCTATCGGATACAGAATTAGAGTTAATGGAAGCCATTTGGGCGAGTACGCCGCCAGTTACTTCAACGGAGCTGCTGAACCAGTTCACGCAGAAGGGAAGGGATTGGAAGGCGCAGACGATCTCTACCTTTTTGTCACGGTTAGTAGATAAGGGGGTTCTGACCGCTACCCGGCATGGGCGGCTGAACAAATATGTGCCCGGCATTTCGCCTGAGGACTATAAGCTGGTGGAGACTCAGCATGTCTTGGATGGGCTGTATCAGGGTTCGGTCAAGAACCTGATCTCTGCCATGTATGACGGCGACAAGCTGTCGGACCAGGATATTGACGAGCTGAAGCAATGGTTCTCGGAAAAGTAG
- a CDS encoding alpha/beta fold hydrolase, translating to MNIIQTNSIELAYDSFGNDNDEAVILIAGLGTQMIRWTVPFCEQLAVRGFRVIRFDNRDTGSSTHYSHYPAMDFNALAAALMSGQRPDMPYTLDDMASDVIGLLDALGMERAHVVGRSMGGMIAQLVASKYPDRVLSLTSIMSTSGNPTLPQASPEVMGMMTAPGPNPFEDEAGFVAHSMAFAKRIAGTGYPFEEEAYRALIAEEVRRAYDPGSVGRQVAAIAVSGDRRPLLAAIEAPALVIHGMDDPLFVPACGEDTASSIPDAELLLVEGMGHNLPHQLYQQIIDAIDWTAQRS from the coding sequence ATGAACATTATACAAACGAACAGCATTGAGCTGGCTTATGACAGCTTCGGCAACGATAATGACGAGGCGGTCATCCTGATTGCCGGACTGGGCACCCAGATGATCCGCTGGACCGTTCCATTTTGTGAACAACTGGCAGTGCGGGGCTTCCGGGTGATCCGTTTTGACAATCGGGACACGGGCTCCTCCACCCATTACAGCCATTACCCGGCTATGGATTTCAATGCCTTGGCGGCTGCGCTTATGTCGGGACAACGGCCGGACATGCCATACACACTCGATGACATGGCCAGTGACGTGATCGGATTGCTCGACGCCTTGGGGATGGAACGGGCACATGTCGTTGGCCGGTCCATGGGCGGAATGATCGCCCAGCTTGTTGCCAGTAAGTACCCGGACCGGGTCCTGTCGCTCACCTCTATCATGTCTACTTCCGGGAACCCTACTCTTCCGCAGGCTTCACCGGAGGTGATGGGGATGATGACTGCCCCGGGACCGAATCCGTTTGAGGATGAGGCGGGATTTGTGGCGCACAGTATGGCTTTTGCCAAGCGTATTGCCGGTACCGGCTATCCGTTTGAAGAAGAAGCTTACCGGGCACTCATTGCGGAGGAGGTCCGGCGGGCCTATGACCCAGGCAGCGTGGGACGGCAGGTTGCCGCGATTGCGGTCTCCGGTGACCGCCGTCCGCTTCTGGCAGCCATAGAGGCCCCTGCCCTTGTCATTCATGGGATGGACGATCCCCTGTTCGTTCCGGCGTGCGGGGAGGACACCGCTTCCTCCATCCCAGACGCTGAGCTGCTGCTGGTTGAAGGCATGGGACATAACCTGCCGCACCAGTTGTATCAGCAAATTATCGATGCCATTGATTGGACGGCTCAGCGCAGTTGA
- a CDS encoding DUF2239 family protein, translated as MSTSNEQTHSYCTAFLGVETVASGSLQHVVTTVKGTLSDSELARVLIFDNSTGKPIDVDHHGTTDDVLTRIAEPSGEPAATEVNPQTSRRAGRPKLGVVSGEVTLLPRQWEWLKAQPGGASVTLRKLVDEARRAGEQQSTIRKSQEAAYAFMTAMAGDFSQYEEALRALYAGDAERFDQCTQDWAPDIRNHVKQLAAEALQKKN; from the coding sequence ATGAGTACGAGTAATGAACAGACGCATTCTTACTGCACAGCCTTTTTGGGAGTGGAGACCGTTGCTAGCGGCTCCTTACAACATGTGGTTACTACAGTGAAGGGGACGCTAAGCGACAGTGAACTGGCCCGGGTGCTTATTTTTGACAACTCGACGGGGAAGCCGATAGATGTTGATCATCACGGGACAACTGATGATGTGCTTACACGGATAGCAGAACCTTCAGGTGAGCCAGCCGCTACTGAAGTGAATCCTCAAACGTCGCGCCGGGCCGGCCGGCCCAAGCTGGGGGTCGTATCCGGTGAGGTTACTTTATTGCCAAGGCAGTGGGAATGGCTCAAAGCCCAGCCTGGAGGGGCATCGGTAACCTTGCGCAAGCTGGTTGATGAAGCCCGCCGTGCCGGAGAACAGCAGAGCACCATCCGCAAGTCACAAGAAGCAGCTTATGCTTTTATGACAGCTATGGCCGGGGATTTCAGCCAATACGAAGAAGCTCTGCGCGCATTGTATGCCGGTGATGCGGAGCGTTTCGACCAATGTACCCAAGACTGGGCACCTGATATCCGTAACCATGTGAAGCAGTTAGCGGCAGAGGCATTACAGAAGAAGAATTGA
- the aldA gene encoding aldehyde dehydrogenase, with the protein MTKHLMYIDGQFTESEGKEWMDVTNPATDEVISQVPKATRNDVIRAIDAAEQAQAAWEETPAVERGKYLHAIADGIRGEADSIARLISEEVGKTLELSAVEVHFTADYLDYMAEWARRYEGEIVQSDRDNEHIFVFKRAIGVTTGILPWNFPFFLIARKMAPALITGNTIVVKPSAESPNNAMAFSRIVDQAGLPKGVFNLITGRGAEVGNELSSNAKVGMVSLTGSVPAGQKVMEAAAENIIKVSLELGGKAPAIVMKDADLELAVQAIVASRVINTGQVCNCAERVYVHEEIKEEFTTRLVEAMKAVKYGDPLKDTDIQMGPLINKAAQESVQQKVDRAVQEGAKIALGGKKVAGTGSFFEPTVITDATNEMEIVQDEIFGPVIPVISFSTLDEAIALANDSEFGLTSSLYTQNLNVAMKVIKRLKYGETYINRENFEAMQGFHAGWRKSGIGGADGKHGLNEYLQTHVVYLQYDKSVN; encoded by the coding sequence GTGACCAAGCATTTGATGTATATCGACGGCCAATTTACGGAATCCGAAGGCAAAGAGTGGATGGATGTTACCAATCCGGCAACCGATGAAGTGATCTCACAGGTTCCCAAGGCTACAAGGAATGATGTCATACGTGCCATTGATGCAGCAGAGCAGGCCCAGGCAGCGTGGGAGGAGACTCCGGCGGTAGAGCGCGGCAAGTATTTGCATGCGATTGCTGACGGTATCCGGGGAGAGGCGGACAGCATCGCCAGACTGATCTCGGAGGAAGTCGGCAAGACGCTGGAATTATCCGCCGTAGAGGTTCATTTCACTGCGGATTATTTGGATTATATGGCGGAATGGGCACGGCGTTATGAGGGGGAGATCGTGCAGAGCGACCGTGATAATGAGCATATTTTTGTATTCAAAAGAGCGATTGGCGTCACCACAGGCATTCTGCCCTGGAACTTCCCGTTCTTTCTGATCGCGAGAAAAATGGCCCCGGCGCTCATCACCGGCAACACGATTGTCGTGAAGCCCAGCGCGGAATCCCCGAACAATGCCATGGCGTTCAGCCGGATCGTGGATCAGGCTGGATTACCTAAGGGGGTATTCAACCTTATTACTGGCAGAGGTGCGGAAGTGGGCAACGAGCTGTCCAGTAATGCCAAGGTAGGCATGGTTAGTCTTACCGGCAGCGTACCGGCGGGGCAAAAGGTTATGGAGGCGGCCGCTGAGAATATCATCAAGGTCAGCTTGGAGCTGGGCGGCAAAGCACCTGCCATCGTCATGAAGGATGCCGATCTGGAGCTGGCTGTTCAGGCGATTGTGGCTTCCCGGGTCATTAATACAGGCCAGGTCTGTAACTGTGCGGAGCGTGTCTATGTCCATGAAGAGATCAAGGAGGAGTTCACCACGCGGCTGGTTGAAGCGATGAAGGCCGTGAAGTACGGAGACCCGCTCAAGGACACGGACATCCAGATGGGACCGCTCATCAACAAGGCGGCGCAGGAATCGGTACAGCAGAAGGTGGACCGGGCCGTTCAGGAAGGGGCTAAGATCGCCCTAGGCGGTAAAAAAGTAGCAGGAACCGGCAGCTTCTTCGAGCCGACAGTGATCACAGACGCTACGAATGAGATGGAGATTGTGCAGGATGAAATTTTCGGTCCGGTTATTCCTGTCATCTCATTCTCAACCCTGGATGAGGCGATTGCACTCGCCAATGACAGTGAATTCGGCTTAACCTCATCGCTGTACACCCAGAATCTGAATGTCGCCATGAAAGTAATCAAGCGGCTGAAATACGGGGAGACGTACATCAACCGCGAGAATTTCGAAGCGATGCAGGGCTTCCATGCAGGCTGGAGAAAATCCGGCATCGGCGGCGCTGACGGCAAGCACGGCTTGAACGAATACCTCCAGACACATGTCGTCTACTTGCAATATGACAAGTCGGTTAACTGA
- a CDS encoding (Fe-S)-binding protein: protein MRVSIFSTCLVDLMSPNVGIAMVEVLERLGCEIDYPASQVCCGQPNYNSGYLQESKLAMQNMMLAFEASDYVVGPSGSCIAMFHEYPKIFSGDPDWELKAVALKEKSYELTQFIVKVLGVTDVGATLEGTATYHRSCHMTRLLGEKETPFQLLEQVKGLKVAPLKNSDNCCGFGGTFAVKMPDISEQMVDEKCGCVLDTGADILISADMGCLLNIGGRLSRKGEHVRIMHIAEVLNQHQPVVSKGGSRT from the coding sequence GTGCGAGTCAGTATTTTTTCCACTTGTTTGGTAGACCTTATGAGCCCGAATGTCGGGATTGCCATGGTGGAGGTCTTGGAGCGGCTTGGCTGCGAGATCGATTACCCCGCTTCACAGGTCTGCTGCGGCCAGCCTAACTACAACAGCGGTTATCTGCAGGAATCCAAGCTTGCTATGCAGAACATGATGCTGGCCTTCGAGGCTTCGGATTATGTTGTAGGTCCCTCCGGCTCCTGCATCGCTATGTTTCATGAATATCCGAAGATCTTCAGCGGTGACCCGGACTGGGAATTGAAAGCGGTTGCGCTAAAAGAAAAATCGTATGAACTCACCCAGTTCATTGTAAAAGTGCTGGGTGTCACTGATGTCGGTGCCACGCTCGAAGGTACGGCCACCTACCACCGCTCCTGCCATATGACGAGGCTGCTGGGTGAGAAGGAGACGCCCTTCCAGCTGCTGGAGCAGGTGAAGGGACTGAAGGTTGCGCCGCTCAAGAACAGCGATAACTGCTGCGGGTTCGGTGGAACCTTTGCGGTGAAGATGCCTGACATCTCGGAGCAGATGGTGGATGAGAAATGCGGCTGTGTGCTGGATACCGGAGCTGACATCCTGATCAGTGCAGATATGGGCTGTCTGCTGAATATCGGGGGACGTCTGTCCCGTAAGGGTGAGCATGTACGGATCATGCACATTGCAGAGGTATTGAATCAACATCAGCCTGTGGTTAGCAAAGGGGGAAGCCGGACTTGA
- a CDS encoding LutB/LldF family L-lactate oxidation iron-sulfur protein, with the protein MSLQTDSRNFSERTSEGLGDSFMRSAVGSAQDSLKTRRLTAATALGDWEKWRTVGQLIRQHTLANLDYYLEQLAGNIERQGGHIYFAATKEEASTYIRDVIVRKQATKIVKSKSMVTEEIELNRVLLEAGCELTETDLGEYILQMDDWDPPSHIVAPALHKDREQIRRVFADKLGYTGDETPEKLAGFARSVLRQKFLDAEVGITGCNFAIANLGAINLVTNEGNGDLTAAIPKTHIAVMGMERIVPTIEEMEILDNLLCRSAVGQKLTSYITVMGPSAAGETDGPEEFHLVVVDNGRSDILGSEFGEALQCIRCGACLNVCPVYRHIGGHAYGSIYPGPIGAVITPLLGGYDDYKELPYASSLCGACTDVCPVKIPLHEQLIMHRQNIVKQKRTGAADRFQMKAAAKLLSSPALFGKTLRLAHSASRIMSKHGRIVRGPAIIQGWIHSRDLKQPVKQHDSFRAWLEQRKGGAKQ; encoded by the coding sequence TTGAGCCTGCAAACGGATTCACGTAACTTCAGCGAGCGGACCTCGGAGGGCCTCGGGGATTCCTTCATGCGCAGTGCCGTGGGGTCGGCACAGGACAGCCTCAAGACTAGGCGGCTGACAGCCGCTACCGCACTGGGGGATTGGGAGAAGTGGCGGACGGTCGGCCAGCTTATCCGTCAGCATACGCTGGCGAATCTGGATTATTATCTGGAGCAGCTTGCCGGCAATATTGAGCGACAGGGCGGGCATATCTATTTTGCAGCGACCAAAGAAGAAGCCAGCACTTATATCCGGGATGTTATTGTGCGTAAACAAGCCACGAAGATCGTCAAATCGAAATCCATGGTCACGGAAGAAATAGAGCTGAACCGCGTTCTGCTTGAAGCAGGTTGTGAGCTGACGGAGACGGATCTCGGAGAGTATATCCTGCAGATGGATGACTGGGACCCTCCCTCCCATATCGTAGCCCCCGCCCTGCATAAAGACCGGGAGCAGATCAGGCGCGTCTTCGCAGACAAGCTCGGATACACCGGAGATGAGACGCCGGAGAAGCTGGCCGGGTTCGCCCGCAGCGTCCTGCGCCAGAAGTTTCTGGATGCGGAGGTCGGGATTACAGGCTGTAATTTCGCCATCGCCAACCTGGGAGCCATTAATCTCGTCACGAATGAAGGGAACGGCGACCTCACCGCCGCGATCCCCAAGACACATATCGCAGTTATGGGCATGGAACGGATTGTACCTACGATTGAGGAAATGGAGATTCTCGATAATCTGCTCTGCCGCAGTGCAGTCGGCCAGAAGCTGACCAGCTATATCACGGTCATGGGTCCCTCAGCGGCGGGTGAGACCGACGGACCGGAGGAATTCCATCTGGTGGTCGTCGATAACGGCCGCTCGGATATTCTGGGAAGTGAATTTGGCGAAGCCTTGCAATGTATCCGTTGCGGTGCCTGTCTGAATGTCTGTCCGGTCTACCGCCATATCGGCGGTCATGCTTACGGTTCCATCTATCCGGGTCCAATTGGTGCGGTCATTACGCCGCTGCTTGGCGGTTATGACGATTATAAGGAGCTGCCGTATGCCTCAAGCCTCTGCGGGGCGTGTACAGATGTCTGTCCGGTAAAAATCCCGCTGCATGAGCAGCTTATTATGCACCGCCAGAACATTGTGAAGCAGAAGAGAACCGGCGCTGCCGACCGATTCCAGATGAAGGCCGCCGCCAAACTGCTCTCCTCCCCCGCCCTGTTCGGCAAAACCCTCCGACTCGCCCATTCGGCCAGCCGGATCATGAGCAAGCACGGGCGTATTGTACGGGGACCGGCTATCATTCAGGGGTGGATTCATTCACGCGATTTGAAGCAGCCCGTCAAGCAGCATGACAGCTTCCGGGCATGGCTGGAGCAGCGCAAAGGAGGGGCAAAGCAATGA
- a CDS encoding LutC/YkgG family protein has translation MTVSANTNKEAFLNTIAAKLGRARKSEVQRPAIQEFIPDSYGPLTQDELVEMLKEQCFFIHTQVIETTRELLQRTLDDLIEANGGGNVMTSGDPRFREYGLAFPDAAVWEEAAGRAENIRRAESANTAIVFADCALAESGTVVVESRPGQGRSLHFLPAHYIAVIERERLVLRSTEAAAALNRRIEAGEPVGSSINFISGPSNSADIEMKLVVGVHGPLRATYVLI, from the coding sequence ATGACGGTATCCGCGAACACGAATAAGGAGGCTTTTCTGAATACCATTGCCGCCAAGCTGGGCCGGGCACGGAAATCAGAGGTTCAGCGTCCTGCGATCCAGGAGTTCATTCCTGACAGCTACGGGCCGCTTACCCAGGATGAGCTTGTAGAGATGCTTAAGGAGCAATGCTTCTTCATCCACACTCAGGTGATTGAAACGACGCGGGAGCTGCTGCAGAGAACGTTAGATGATCTGATAGAGGCAAATGGCGGCGGGAACGTGATGACTTCCGGTGATCCCCGGTTCAGGGAATACGGGCTGGCCTTCCCGGATGCTGCCGTATGGGAGGAAGCGGCGGGACGGGCGGAGAATATCAGGCGTGCTGAATCGGCGAATACAGCAATAGTCTTCGCCGACTGTGCACTTGCGGAATCTGGAACGGTTGTGGTGGAGAGCCGCCCCGGTCAGGGCCGGTCGCTCCATTTCCTGCCCGCCCATTATATTGCGGTGATTGAACGTGAGCGGCTGGTGCTTCGCTCAACGGAAGCAGCAGCTGCGCTGAACCGGAGAATCGAGGCCGGGGAGCCGGTGGGCTCCTCCATTAATTTCATCTCCGGTCCCTCCAATTCCGCGGATATTGAAATGAAGCTGGTGGTCGGGGTGCATGGGCCGCTGAGGGCAACTTATGTGCTTATTTAG
- a CDS encoding sugar O-acetyltransferase: MNQKDRMLAGLPYKAWLDGLTEERTAARLLVHQLNSLSPDAHEERDGLIRKLLGATGELVHIETPFRCDYGSNITVGNNFYANFNCTILDVGKVVIGENVMFAPNVSLYTAGHPVHPDSRNSGYEYGMAITIGNNVWIGGNVIVNPGVTIGNNVVIGAGSVVTKDIPDNVIAVGSPCRIIREITEEDRKYYYKDREFDVTDYV; encoded by the coding sequence ATGAATCAGAAAGACAGAATGCTCGCAGGATTGCCTTATAAAGCATGGCTGGACGGATTAACCGAAGAACGGACGGCCGCCAGGCTGCTGGTTCATCAGCTGAATTCGCTCTCTCCCGACGCACATGAGGAGAGAGACGGGCTGATCCGTAAGCTGTTAGGTGCAACGGGGGAGCTTGTGCATATTGAGACTCCCTTCCGCTGCGATTATGGATCGAATATCACTGTAGGGAATAATTTCTATGCCAATTTCAACTGTACGATTCTCGATGTAGGCAAGGTGGTCATCGGCGAGAATGTCATGTTCGCTCCGAATGTATCGCTCTATACAGCAGGCCATCCCGTCCATCCCGATTCCCGGAATTCAGGCTATGAATACGGGATGGCCATCACCATCGGCAACAATGTGTGGATCGGCGGCAATGTTATTGTGAATCCGGGCGTGACCATCGGGAACAATGTAGTCATTGGGGCTGGAAGCGTAGTGACCAAGGATATCCCTGATAATGTGATCGCCGTAGGCAGTCCGTGCCGAATTATCCGTGAGATCACGGAAGAAGACCGGAAATATTACTATAAGGATCGCGAGTTTGACGTTACGGACTACGTGTAG
- the bshB2 gene encoding bacillithiol biosynthesis deacetylase BshB2, with the protein MNDTQTIEHKRILVVFPHPDDEAFGAAGTIAKYIEQGAEVTYACLTLGEMGRNMGIPPFASRVTLPEIRKEELRASCQAIGIQDLRMLGFHDKMIEFDDPRLLEDTVLTLLRELTPSLVITFYPGYSVHPDHDATGAAVIRAVHRLPAAEQPVVHCVAFAIGHEKHIGLPDVHVNVTAFLDKKMASIQAHRSQFQAAELVGNQVLTAEEVQLRFGQEVFWTYPMNTQH; encoded by the coding sequence ACAGACTATAGAACATAAGCGCATACTGGTGGTGTTTCCGCATCCTGACGATGAGGCTTTTGGAGCGGCTGGCACCATTGCGAAGTATATTGAGCAAGGCGCAGAAGTGACCTATGCCTGCCTGACGCTGGGGGAGATGGGGCGAAATATGGGGATTCCGCCGTTTGCGAGCCGTGTGACGCTGCCGGAGATCCGCAAGGAAGAGCTGCGTGCTTCCTGCCAAGCTATTGGGATACAGGACTTAAGAATGCTGGGCTTCCACGATAAAATGATCGAGTTCGACGACCCGCGCCTGCTGGAGGATACGGTGCTGACCTTACTCCGGGAGCTGACTCCGTCCCTCGTGATTACGTTCTATCCCGGCTACAGCGTGCATCCTGACCACGATGCTACCGGAGCTGCGGTCATCCGGGCGGTCCACCGCCTGCCTGCTGCGGAGCAGCCGGTTGTCCACTGCGTCGCCTTCGCCATCGGCCATGAGAAGCATATCGGCCTCCCGGATGTGCATGTCAATGTCACCGCATTCCTGGACAAGAAGATGGCCTCAATCCAGGCACACCGTTCGCAATTCCAGGCGGCGGAGCTTGTCGGCAATCAGGTGCTGACGGCTGAGGAGGTTCAGCTCCGCTTCGGACAGGAAGTCTTCTGGACCTACCCCATGAACACACAACACTAA